One Engystomops pustulosus chromosome 7, aEngPut4.maternal, whole genome shotgun sequence DNA window includes the following coding sequences:
- the LOC140070244 gene encoding 4-galactosyl-N-acetylglucosaminide 3-alpha-L-fucosyltransferase FUT6-like: protein MENFANPRKMLFFINMQILLSFIFFTIFYRRETPASANVDLQENLLVSRVLSKEPIIVLLWTFPFGQRFPLNQCPQQFDGSDCFYTADRTLYSSAHAVVLFHRDVCTSKKQLPQTPRPSNQRWVWFNNESPSHCPNLAIMNNLINLTMSYRVDSDIFAPYGWIEKHNTTMNFTIPRKTKLAAWAISNWNPNSRRVKYYGELKKHLQVDIYGYRGLKLPRSKQLETLSTYKFYFAFENSIHVDYITEKLWDNAISSGCVPVVLGPPRENYERFIPRDSFIHVDDFSSPQELASYLLSLDKDEEKYKQYFNWRSEYYVPPQDNPWTVSYCRLCKALKEAPPYRTIASIEKWFKN from the coding sequence ATGGAGAATTTCGCCAATCCACGCAAGATGCTTTTCTTCATTAATATGCAAATActcctttcatttatttttttcacaatatTCTACAGAAGAGAAACTCCAGCTTCAGCCAATGTTGATTTACAAGAGAATTTGTTGGTTTCAAGAGTTTTATCAAAAGAACCAATAATTgtcctactgtggacatttccttTTGGACAACGATTTCCTCTTAATCAATGTCCTCAGCAATTTGATGGTTCTGATTGTTTCTATACAGCAGACCGTACCCTGTATTCATCAGCACATGCGGTTGTACTCTTCCACAGagatgtgtgcactagtaagaaaCAACTACCTCAAACACCAAGACCATCTAACCAGCGCTGGGTCTGGTTTAATAACGAATCTCCAAGTCATTGTCCAAACCTTGCAATTATgaacaatcttatcaacctcACAATGTCCTACAGGGTTGACTCTGACATCTTTGCTCCATATGGTTGGATAGAAAAGCACAATACGACAATGAATTTTACCATCCCAAGGAAAACGAAACTAGCAGCCTGGGCGATAAGTAACTGGAATCCAAATTCTAGAAGAGTCAAGTATTACGGAGAACTAAAGAAACATTTACAAGTTGATATTTATGGATATCGGGGTCTTAAACTACCTAGAAGTAAACAATTAGAAACACTTTCCACTTACAAATTCTACTTTGCGTTTGAGAATTCTATACATGTAGATTATATAACAGAAAAACTCTGGGACAATGCAATTTCCTCAGGATGTGTTCCAGTTGTGCTGGGTCCACCACGTGAAAACTATGAGCGCTTCATCCCCAGAGACTCCTTCATTCATGTTGATGACTTCTCAAGTCCTCAGGAATTGGCTTCTTATCTTCTGAGTCTGGACAAGGATGAAGAGAAGTACAAGCAATACTTCAACTGGAGATCAGAATATTATGTGCCACCTCAGGACAACCCTTGGACTGTGTCCTACTGTAGACTCTGTAAGGCCCTTAAAGAAGCTCCACCTTATAGGACCATAGCGAGCATTGAAAAATGGTTCAAAAATTAA